One part of the Cytobacillus sp. IB215665 genome encodes these proteins:
- the cmpA gene encoding cortex morphogenetic protein CmpA, with translation MPTWFKNQIQKAYYEKNSYQIKLLNQCWFFYRKNTTN, from the coding sequence ATGCCAACTTGGTTTAAAAACCAAATACAAAAGGCTTATTATGAAAAAAACTCCTATCAAATTAAGCTTCTTAACCAATGCTGGTTTTTTTACAGAAAAAACACTACTAATTAA
- a CDS encoding SprT family protein yields the protein MDDRQLQDLVEEVSRLSFGKPFRHKAIFNNRLRTTGGRYLLKSHNIELNVKYYQEHGIDDLIDVIKHELCHYHLHIEGKGYKHRDRDFKQLLTLVNAPRFCKPIQAATQNKKYEYIYECIKCQKQYMRKKRMDMNKYVCGQCRGKIRLLDLK from the coding sequence ATGGACGATCGTCAACTTCAGGATTTAGTAGAAGAAGTATCCCGGTTATCATTTGGTAAGCCATTTAGACATAAGGCTATATTTAATAATAGGCTACGAACTACTGGAGGGAGGTATTTGCTAAAATCTCATAACATTGAATTGAATGTAAAGTATTATCAAGAACATGGGATAGATGATTTGATCGATGTAATTAAACATGAACTTTGCCATTATCATCTTCATATTGAAGGTAAGGGGTATAAGCATAGAGATAGAGATTTTAAACAACTTCTTACATTAGTTAACGCTCCGAGGTTCTGTAAACCTATTCAGGCTGCTACACAAAATAAGAAATATGAATATATTTATGAATGCATAAAGTGCCAAAAACAATATATGCGAAAAAAAAGAATGGATATGAATAAATATGTATGTGGTCAATGTAGAGGGAAAATAAGATTGCTTGACTTAAAATAG